Proteins encoded together in one Persephonella sp. window:
- a CDS encoding YqhA family protein: MLKILETIIERVLWESRFMIFLAVIASVLAAFVLVLIGTYDIYIVLKDATNMFSSKEYFKEFHKEAIKNIVSAVDVYLIATVLLIFGLGLYELFISKIDPMEKDTKSSKILVVHTLDQLKEKLAKVILMVLIVTFFKYAIEFKYTDIKNLLFLSVGVFLIALSIYFMHKGHEKKD, from the coding sequence TTGCTTAAAATTCTTGAGACAATTATTGAAAGGGTTTTATGGGAAAGCAGATTTATGATATTTCTTGCGGTAATTGCAAGTGTGCTGGCTGCTTTTGTCCTCGTTTTAATAGGTACTTACGATATCTACATAGTTCTTAAAGATGCAACTAATATGTTTTCATCAAAAGAATACTTTAAAGAGTTCCATAAAGAGGCAATAAAAAACATAGTATCTGCAGTTGATGTGTATCTTATTGCAACTGTTCTTCTCATATTCGGTCTTGGTTTATATGAGCTTTTTATATCAAAGATTGATCCTATGGAAAAAGATACAAAATCCTCTAAAATCCTTGTTGTTCATACCCTTGATCAACTTAAGGAAAAACTTGCAAAAGTCATACTGATGGTTCTTATAGTTACATTTTTCAAATATGCTATAGAATTCAAATACACAGACATTAAAAATCTGTTATTTCTTAGCGTAGGGGTATTTCTTATTGCCCTGTCTATTTATTTTATGCATAAAGGACATGAAAAGAAAGATTAA
- a CDS encoding DUF1931 family protein, translating into MAVVGAVKLEVLMRKAAGLDIDKNKAKEITDIVEKKLYDLLLIGERNASYNGREVIWESDVPLTKGFLESMQKFRKLEEEVAVEDVLNFLATMPPLKYPLEAELEKRLPEIVGTLIYILAHLIKEVSPEGRKPSSEDIEKAGKILDLTM; encoded by the coding sequence ATGGCAGTAGTTGGAGCAGTAAAGCTGGAAGTGCTGATGAGGAAAGCAGCAGGACTTGACATTGACAAAAACAAGGCAAAGGAGATAACAGACATAGTAGAAAAAAAGCTTTATGATCTACTTTTAATCGGTGAAAGAAATGCAAGCTACAACGGAAGGGAAGTAATATGGGAATCTGATGTTCCACTAACAAAAGGTTTTTTAGAAAGTATGCAGAAATTCAGAAAATTAGAAGAAGAGGTAGCGGTTGAAGATGTTCTGAATTTCCTTGCAACAATGCCCCCTTTAAAATATCCACTTGAGGCAGAGCTTGAAAAAAGACTTCCTGAAATAGTTGGCACTTTGATTTACATATTAGCTCACCTTATAAAAGAGGTTTCACCAGAAGGCAGAAAGCCTTCTTCGGAAGATATAGAAAAAGCCGGAAAAATTTTAGATCTCACAATGTAA
- a CDS encoding YfdX family protein — MKRLLGAILSAAILTTPILAKENNSQVNMKQKEETAKSLIQSSGKRTTQKVKDQEIQKIIKEAAQIYAEGNRILFLLTHNKIDEAKKSLKSLKERIARLEKQYRGKIENLPIDVAVNEVVGITDLKQAEKLAQQVKEAVKNNDFVKARILLEALRNEIIIETVYLPIKLYKQAVDLAYEFLENGKIKNAISQLEIAVNTVEISTTIIPEPIAVASLLVEDASKHFKDKPQQALKLLEEAKRQIKLAKILGYIRNDKDIEPLIHQIEKLEKEVREKTGTKEKFRSLFENIEKFKERTSTKSTK; from the coding sequence ATGAAAAGATTGTTAGGTGCTATTCTGTCTGCAGCAATATTAACAACACCTATCCTTGCAAAGGAAAACAACAGTCAGGTAAACATGAAACAGAAAGAAGAAACAGCCAAGTCTCTTATTCAAAGCTCCGGAAAGAGAACCACACAGAAAGTTAAAGACCAGGAGATACAGAAAATAATCAAAGAAGCTGCACAGATTTATGCTGAAGGAAACAGAATTCTGTTCTTACTCACCCACAACAAAATAGATGAAGCAAAAAAATCATTAAAATCTCTTAAAGAACGGATCGCCAGACTGGAAAAACAATACAGGGGAAAGATTGAAAATCTTCCGATTGATGTTGCTGTTAACGAAGTTGTGGGAATTACAGACCTGAAACAGGCAGAAAAACTTGCACAGCAGGTAAAAGAAGCTGTAAAAAACAATGATTTTGTAAAAGCAAGGATTTTGCTGGAGGCTTTGAGAAACGAAATAATAATTGAAACGGTATACCTTCCTATTAAGCTGTATAAACAGGCAGTAGATCTGGCTTACGAATTCCTTGAAAATGGCAAAATAAAAAACGCCATATCCCAGCTTGAGATAGCTGTGAACACGGTAGAGATAAGCACCACAATCATACCAGAACCTATAGCTGTTGCTTCACTGCTTGTGGAAGACGCATCTAAGCATTTTAAAGACAAACCACAGCAGGCACTAAAGCTACTTGAAGAAGCTAAAAGACAGATAAAACTGGCAAAAATCCTTGGATATATAAGGAATGACAAGGATATTGAGCCACTGATCCACCAGATTGAAAAACTTGAAAAAGAGGTCAGGGAAAAAACAGGAACTAAAGAAAAATTCAGATCTCTCTTTGAAAACATAGAGAAGTTCAAAGAACGGACAAGTACTAAAAGCACAAAATAG
- the pfdA gene encoding prefoldin subunit alpha has product MAKKETKKQPTTEELSRELRGYIAQIEALRAEIAVIDENIATYRTAIKTINNLRDLGKGKNILIPIGAGAQIEAKIENPDRIVVSIGSGISAELTTEEALTQIAKEIASLQALRRTLEEAIAEAYTKTEELLQKTREIGQEEGKSSK; this is encoded by the coding sequence ATGGCTAAAAAGGAGACAAAAAAACAGCCTACAACGGAGGAACTCAGCAGAGAGCTTAGGGGATACATAGCCCAGATAGAAGCTCTCAGAGCTGAAATCGCAGTAATTGATGAGAATATAGCAACTTACAGAACTGCGATAAAAACGATAAACAATCTACGAGATCTGGGAAAAGGCAAAAATATTCTCATACCTATCGGTGCAGGTGCACAGATTGAGGCAAAAATAGAAAACCCAGACAGGATTGTGGTCAGCATTGGTTCCGGAATATCTGCAGAACTAACCACAGAAGAAGCTCTAACCCAGATAGCAAAAGAGATAGCCTCACTACAGGCTCTAAGAAGAACACTGGAAGAAGCCATAGCAGAAGCATACACAAAAACCGAAGAACTTCTCCAGAAAACAAGAGAAATCGGACAGGAAGAAGGAAAATCCTCTAAGTAA
- a CDS encoding TIGR00703 family protein, with protein MNIVELRELQAINTLVFETLGQPEKEREFKLKSLKRWGFDLILGKKAGQTTYFTAEAGKREVGEKYIEEETHFEVEEIIHELPKNKKIFAHIEMIHGRAYLVGDLREGEENIEILRVPAGSILLAYFKKHKLHNLIEALRNVGTALEFVKQRGQEGKPLPYEKLPNVARRFLRGAKDLEKEAGFGRVALSYWGENKDGDARFRVSWLLPTIALFEINIAEKADKLLAAFK; from the coding sequence ATGAACATAGTAGAACTGAGGGAACTGCAGGCTATCAACACTCTTGTTTTTGAAACACTGGGACAACCAGAAAAAGAAAGGGAGTTCAAACTCAAATCTCTAAAAAGATGGGGGTTTGATCTTATACTGGGTAAAAAAGCAGGTCAGACTACATACTTCACAGCAGAAGCAGGAAAAAGAGAAGTTGGAGAAAAATACATAGAAGAAGAAACCCATTTTGAGGTTGAAGAAATAATCCATGAACTTCCAAAGAACAAAAAGATATTTGCCCACATAGAGATGATACACGGAAGGGCTTACCTTGTTGGAGATCTAAGGGAGGGGGAAGAAAATATAGAAATCCTGAGAGTTCCGGCAGGATCAATACTGCTTGCATACTTTAAGAAACATAAACTCCACAACCTTATAGAAGCACTTAGAAATGTTGGAACAGCTCTTGAATTTGTTAAACAAAGGGGGCAGGAAGGTAAACCTCTTCCTTATGAAAAGCTCCCGAATGTTGCAAGAAGATTTTTAAGGGGAGCAAAAGACCTTGAAAAGGAAGCAGGGTTTGGAAGGGTAGCCCTGTCTTACTGGGGAGAAAATAAAGACGGTGATGCAAGGTTCAGGGTGTCATGGCTTCTACCTACAATCGCTTTATTTGAGATAAATATAGCAGAAAAAGCAGACAAACTTCTTGCTGCGTTCAAATAG
- the tpx gene encoding thiol peroxidase codes for MAVTVNLKGNPVALAGPEINVGDRAPEAVVVASDLSEKTIGGAKGKPQLIVTVPSLDTPVCETETKKFNEIVAGLDIDVTVVSMDLPFAEKRFCESFSIENVTVASDFRYRDMEKYGVLIAEGALKGILARAVFVVDGEGKVVYKQLVPEITEEPNYDDVLACVKSL; via the coding sequence ATGGCTGTAACAGTAAACCTTAAAGGAAACCCTGTGGCTCTTGCAGGACCAGAAATCAATGTGGGAGACAGAGCACCTGAGGCTGTCGTTGTTGCTTCTGATCTTTCAGAAAAAACTATAGGTGGTGCTAAAGGAAAGCCTCAATTGATTGTAACTGTTCCATCACTTGACACACCTGTTTGTGAAACTGAGACAAAAAAGTTTAACGAGATCGTTGCAGGTCTTGATATTGATGTAACAGTCGTTTCTATGGATCTACCTTTTGCTGAAAAAAGGTTCTGTGAATCTTTCAGCATTGAGAATGTAACAGTTGCTTCAGACTTCAGATACAGAGATATGGAAAAATACGGTGTTCTTATAGCTGAAGGTGCACTCAAAGGAATACTTGCAAGGGCTGTTTTTGTTGTTGACGGTGAAGGAAAGGTTGTTTACAAACAGCTGGTTCCTGAAATCACTGAAGAACCTAACTATGATGACGTTCTTGCCTGTGTAAAATCTTTATAA
- the bioA gene encoding adenosylmethionine--8-amino-7-oxononanoate transaminase → MLNKKYLEEWDKEYFWHPFTQMKVYREEENIIVERGEGVYVYDIYGRKYLDGVASLWCNVHGHNHPKLNKAIEEQLQKIAHFTTLGASNVPAVVFAKNLVDITPPKLKKVFFSEDGAEAMEIAIKIAYHYWHNKGEKRKTKFVTLSEAYHGDTIGSVSVGGINIFHEKYKPLLFDVYKMPSPYLEAIKKVGRERALEYDTTRLLIDQVEDFIFKNHQEIAGFVLEAGVQGAAGILPFPKGYLKEIRRICDEYNIIMIVDEVATGFGRSGYMFACEKEGIEPDIMALGKGITGGYLPLAATLVTDDIFDAFLGEFGEAKHFYHGHTYTGNPLACSVAIANLEVFEEEQTLKKLQPKIKLLEKRLNEFWELNHVGDVRHYGFMAGIELVKDRYKNQPFPYGERTGFKVAKMMIDKGVWVRPLGDVMVVMPPLAITEDQLNYLLDVMFDSIKALEG, encoded by the coding sequence ATGCTGAACAAAAAGTATCTTGAAGAATGGGATAAAGAGTATTTCTGGCACCCTTTCACACAGATGAAGGTTTATAGGGAAGAGGAGAACATAATAGTTGAAAGGGGAGAAGGGGTTTATGTGTATGACATCTACGGCAGAAAATACTTAGATGGGGTGGCTTCCCTATGGTGCAATGTCCATGGTCATAACCACCCTAAACTAAATAAGGCTATTGAAGAACAACTGCAGAAAATAGCACATTTTACAACCCTTGGAGCTTCTAATGTTCCTGCTGTGGTTTTTGCAAAAAATCTTGTTGATATAACCCCTCCAAAGCTGAAAAAAGTTTTTTTCTCTGAAGATGGTGCAGAGGCTATGGAGATAGCCATAAAAATCGCTTACCACTACTGGCACAACAAAGGGGAAAAAAGGAAAACGAAGTTTGTTACACTTTCTGAGGCTTACCACGGGGATACGATAGGAAGTGTTTCTGTGGGAGGAATAAACATATTCCATGAAAAATATAAACCTCTTTTGTTTGATGTTTACAAGATGCCGTCTCCCTACCTTGAGGCTATAAAAAAAGTAGGTAGAGAAAGAGCCCTTGAGTATGACACAACAAGACTTCTTATAGATCAGGTTGAGGACTTTATATTTAAAAACCATCAGGAGATTGCAGGATTTGTTCTTGAGGCAGGGGTTCAGGGGGCTGCAGGAATTCTTCCATTTCCAAAAGGTTATCTGAAAGAGATCAGAAGAATATGCGACGAGTATAACATTATTATGATAGTTGATGAGGTTGCCACAGGTTTTGGTAGAAGCGGATATATGTTTGCTTGCGAAAAAGAAGGAATTGAGCCTGATATTATGGCTCTGGGTAAAGGGATAACAGGGGGATACCTGCCTCTTGCTGCAACCCTTGTTACAGACGATATATTTGATGCATTTTTAGGCGAGTTTGGTGAGGCAAAGCATTTTTACCATGGTCATACATACACAGGAAATCCCCTTGCCTGTAGTGTTGCTATAGCAAATCTTGAGGTTTTTGAGGAAGAACAGACATTAAAAAAACTTCAGCCTAAGATAAAACTTCTTGAAAAGAGGCTGAATGAGTTCTGGGAACTTAACCATGTAGGTGATGTTCGCCATTACGGATTTATGGCAGGTATTGAGCTTGTGAAAGACCGGTATAAGAACCAGCCTTTTCCCTATGGAGAGAGAACAGGATTTAAGGTTGCAAAAATGATGATTGATAAAGGTGTGTGGGTTAGACCTCTTGGTGATGTTATGGTGGTAATGCCTCCTCTTGCTATAACAGAAGATCAGTTGAATTATCTGCTTGATGTTATGTTTGACAGCATAAAAGCCCTTGAAGGATAG
- a CDS encoding CheR family methyltransferase, protein MINSDENITKIINFIKEKTGIDINQDKFKKFYAKKIEQIIKEENYNNFPDLYSDLISNKNPDLIQKIINTVTINETYFFREEEHFRIMVKNIIPELMKIRPQGETINILSAPCSSGEEVYSILIHLLENPHLIRERDFMIIGIDINTSALEIAKKGIYTKGSMRAVPPHLVSKYFIKEKNFYRIKNSLQEFVSFENVNVRDKYSMKRLGKFDIIFSRNMFIYFDEHSRKETIATFYSMLKPEGYLILGHTERIPETSEMFVKQKHKNSIIYKKR, encoded by the coding sequence ATGATAAATTCAGACGAAAATATAACGAAAATTATAAATTTTATAAAAGAAAAAACCGGAATAGACATAAATCAGGACAAATTCAAAAAATTTTATGCAAAAAAAATTGAGCAGATTATTAAAGAAGAGAACTACAACAATTTTCCAGATCTTTACAGCGACCTTATATCCAATAAAAACCCAGACCTGATCCAGAAAATAATTAATACAGTAACCATCAATGAAACATACTTCTTTAGGGAAGAAGAGCACTTTAGAATAATGGTCAAAAACATAATACCTGAACTTATGAAGATAAGACCCCAGGGGGAAACAATTAATATTCTTAGTGCCCCCTGTTCATCTGGGGAAGAGGTGTATTCTATACTTATACACCTTCTTGAAAATCCGCATCTAATTAGAGAAAGAGATTTTATGATAATCGGTATTGATATAAATACATCTGCACTTGAAATAGCGAAAAAAGGGATATACACAAAAGGAAGTATGAGAGCTGTTCCACCACATCTGGTCAGTAAATACTTCATAAAAGAGAAAAACTTTTACAGAATAAAAAACAGCCTTCAGGAATTTGTTTCTTTTGAGAATGTAAATGTAAGAGATAAATACAGTATGAAAAGGCTTGGGAAATTTGACATCATTTTTTCAAGGAATATGTTTATCTATTTTGATGAACACTCAAGAAAGGAAACTATCGCCACATTTTACAGCATGCTCAAACCGGAAGGTTATCTCATCTTAGGACATACAGAAAGAATTCCTGAAACCTCTGAGATGTTTGTAAAACAAAAACATAAAAACAGCATCATATACAAAAAAAGGTAA
- the cheB gene encoding chemotaxis-specific protein-glutamate methyltransferase CheB has protein sequence MKKILVVDDSSFARKILSKIISDTGFDVDTASDGEEALKKVFSQNFDLITLDIEMPGISGIEVLKQIMEKKPTRVIIISSFTTENADLTFEALNLGALTYITKPGRLGVDLKKIEEMIKSKIIEIINIPEDKILPARRFYHSELNKTYKSRYENNQKFIFIGASTGGPKHIEDLVKVLPFNYPHPVCIVQHMPSEFISKFARRLDSISSIKVVEAKDGEVLEGGKVILGKGSYHLTFDKDADNIVCRLKPDMENSLFVPSIDKMFISALKVIEPEKIIGILLTGIGSDGAEGLLKMKKSGALTISESEETAVVYGMPKKAYEIGAVSKKMSFPQILNFLISIGDKKDVQKIQS, from the coding sequence ATGAAAAAAATCCTTGTTGTTGACGACTCATCATTTGCGAGAAAGATACTATCCAAAATCATCTCAGATACAGGATTTGACGTTGATACAGCGTCAGACGGAGAAGAAGCACTTAAAAAGGTATTTTCACAAAATTTCGACCTTATAACTCTTGATATAGAGATGCCCGGAATAAGCGGTATTGAAGTTTTGAAACAGATAATGGAAAAAAAACCAACAAGGGTTATCATAATAAGTTCTTTTACAACTGAAAATGCAGATTTAACATTTGAGGCTTTGAACCTTGGAGCTTTGACATACATTACCAAACCAGGAAGATTAGGAGTTGATCTGAAAAAGATTGAAGAAATGATAAAATCAAAAATAATTGAGATCATAAACATACCAGAAGACAAAATTCTACCAGCAAGAAGATTCTACCATTCTGAACTAAACAAAACTTACAAAAGCAGATATGAAAACAATCAAAAATTTATCTTTATCGGTGCTTCAACAGGAGGACCCAAACATATAGAAGATCTGGTAAAGGTTTTACCGTTTAACTATCCACACCCTGTATGTATCGTCCAGCATATGCCCTCTGAATTTATATCAAAATTCGCCAGAAGGTTAGACTCAATCAGTAGTATAAAAGTAGTTGAAGCAAAAGATGGAGAGGTTCTTGAAGGTGGTAAGGTTATTTTAGGGAAAGGAAGCTACCACTTAACATTTGATAAAGATGCTGATAATATAGTTTGCAGACTAAAACCAGACATGGAAAACTCACTGTTTGTTCCTTCTATAGATAAAATGTTTATTTCTGCACTAAAAGTTATAGAACCTGAAAAAATAATTGGCATTCTCCTTACAGGAATAGGTTCAGACGGTGCAGAAGGTTTACTTAAAATGAAAAAATCCGGAGCGTTAACTATATCAGAAAGCGAAGAAACAGCTGTAGTATACGGAATGCCTAAAAAGGCTTATGAGATAGGTGCAGTCAGCAAAAAAATGTCCTTTCCCCAGATACTAAATTTCTTAATAAGTATAGGAGACAAAAAAGATGTTCAAAAAATACAATCCTGA
- a CDS encoding (Fe-S)-binding protein: MADNIDVTLPENLAHQCVKCSACRSVCPTYSVVKQERSSPRGRLALAEAVVDGLLPLEEDIAQQWNECAMCRRCEWICPNEVEYKEIMFRARHLAKDKKKAGFDPVKTAVYQGLAMTGNLLTKVSMKFAPSLMEAYGKIFRKDVPEYNAVFLDTGIPKYTKLLPKPTAKPFGLRGKRVKPEKSKGKLLFFTGCMIDAFYGKTGESVLKLMEKAGYEVVVPQNIRCCGAPQLYGGEVELFEKLYKHNKQEIDRYEFDYIVVACPTCGGALEEEYGYPVKDFAQILEEEGYLVFKGNGEKVTFHFPCHSYTAMSTSPDTYRNILKGIVDAEYVEGEDAMMCCGFAGYFSVSNYEVATQIQKRKVKDIESTQAQYVLSDCPGCVFNIADGMYKHGDYKNIKVMHLADYLAERLTDESITKEVKQQEEEDTVRSVY; encoded by the coding sequence ATGGCAGATAATATAGATGTTACACTTCCTGAAAATCTTGCCCATCAGTGTGTTAAATGTTCAGCATGTAGGTCTGTCTGTCCAACGTACTCTGTGGTTAAGCAGGAAAGGTCTTCTCCAAGAGGAAGGCTTGCACTTGCAGAAGCTGTTGTTGACGGTCTTCTTCCCCTTGAAGAAGACATAGCACAGCAGTGGAATGAGTGTGCAATGTGCAGAAGGTGCGAATGGATATGCCCAAATGAGGTTGAATATAAAGAGATCATGTTCAGGGCAAGGCATCTTGCAAAAGATAAGAAAAAGGCAGGTTTTGATCCTGTTAAAACAGCTGTATATCAGGGTCTTGCCATGACAGGAAATCTTTTAACAAAAGTGTCAATGAAGTTTGCCCCATCTCTTATGGAAGCTTACGGAAAGATATTCAGAAAAGATGTTCCAGAGTATAACGCTGTTTTTCTGGATACCGGAATACCAAAATACACAAAGCTTCTGCCAAAACCTACAGCAAAACCTTTTGGGCTAAGGGGGAAAAGGGTAAAACCTGAGAAATCAAAGGGGAAACTTCTATTTTTCACAGGCTGTATGATTGATGCTTTTTATGGAAAAACAGGAGAAAGCGTTCTAAAACTTATGGAAAAGGCAGGTTACGAGGTTGTTGTTCCCCAGAACATAAGATGCTGTGGAGCTCCACAGCTTTATGGAGGAGAGGTTGAGCTTTTTGAAAAGCTGTATAAACACAACAAACAGGAGATAGACAGGTATGAGTTTGATTATATAGTGGTTGCCTGTCCTACCTGCGGTGGTGCTCTGGAAGAAGAATACGGATATCCTGTGAAGGATTTTGCACAGATTTTGGAAGAAGAAGGTTATCTTGTTTTTAAAGGAAATGGAGAGAAAGTAACCTTCCACTTTCCATGCCATTCTTATACGGCTATGTCTACCAGCCCTGACACTTACAGAAACATTCTGAAAGGTATAGTTGATGCTGAGTATGTAGAGGGCGAAGATGCTATGATGTGCTGTGGTTTTGCAGGCTATTTCTCCGTTTCAAACTACGAGGTTGCAACCCAGATACAGAAAAGGAAGGTGAAAGATATAGAAAGCACACAGGCTCAGTATGTCCTGAGTGACTGTCCCGGCTGTGTATTTAACATAGCTGATGGTATGTACAAACACGGAGATTATAAAAATATAAAAGTTATGCATCTTGCAGACTATCTTGCAGAAAGGCTGACAGATGAAAGTATCACAAAGGAAGTTAAACAGCAGGAGGAGGAAGACACAGTAAGGTCAGTTTACTGA
- the rsgA gene encoding ribosome small subunit-dependent GTPase A, which translates to MKRGLVVDREAQMIGVYLFEQERIYRGIPRKKVIKKTKIYAGDYVLGNIVDPETFAIEQVEERKNFLVRPPVANVDKVLVVVTIKMPEFDSFLLDNLLVVYEHLQTDPVIIFNKIDLLEDKEIQKLKRWTDIYKNAGYDLLHVSAEKNIGIEKLKSYLEGSISVLAGPSGVGKSSILSKLIGVQLETRQVSEKTERGRHTTTGVRLFRFGKNSFIGDTPGFSSVDALYFVDKKDVRLYFREFLDYKCRFPNCTHTREPDCAVRQAVKNGKIACERYKNYLKIIQEDLSLLENLCQ; encoded by the coding sequence ATGAAAAGAGGGCTTGTTGTTGATAGAGAAGCCCAGATGATAGGGGTTTATCTGTTTGAACAGGAAAGGATTTACAGGGGCATACCCAGAAAAAAGGTTATCAAAAAAACAAAGATATATGCAGGGGACTATGTTCTTGGAAATATTGTTGATCCTGAAACTTTTGCGATTGAACAGGTTGAGGAAAGAAAAAATTTTCTTGTCAGACCTCCTGTGGCAAATGTTGATAAGGTTCTTGTTGTTGTTACCATAAAAATGCCTGAATTTGACAGTTTTCTCCTTGATAACCTTCTTGTTGTTTATGAACACCTGCAGACCGATCCAGTTATCATATTCAACAAAATAGATCTTCTTGAAGATAAAGAGATACAAAAGTTGAAAAGATGGACAGATATTTACAAAAATGCAGGATACGATCTTTTACATGTAAGTGCTGAAAAAAATATAGGTATAGAAAAGTTGAAAAGTTATCTTGAAGGAAGTATATCAGTTCTTGCAGGACCTTCAGGGGTGGGAAAATCCTCTATCCTGTCAAAGCTTATAGGAGTTCAGCTTGAAACAAGACAGGTAAGTGAAAAAACAGAAAGGGGAAGGCATACAACTACCGGTGTCAGGCTTTTCAGGTTTGGAAAGAACTCTTTTATCGGTGATACTCCGGGATTTTCAAGCGTTGATGCTCTTTATTTTGTTGATAAGAAAGATGTAAGGCTTTATTTTAGGGAATTTTTAGATTATAAATGCAGATTTCCAAACTGTACCCATACAAGAGAGCCTGACTGTGCTGTCAGACAGGCTGTTAAAAATGGAAAGATCGCTTGCGAGAGATACAAAAATTACCTGAAGATAATTCAGGAGGATTTATCCCTTTTGGAAAATCTGTGTCAGTAA
- the mtnC gene encoding acireductone synthase has product MIKAILIDIEGTVSPISFVKEVLFPYSKERIEKFIKENINSPEIKKILDQVREIEGKNLTVEQIVQTLKKWIDEDKKIAPLKDIQGFIWKEGFEKGQLKAPLYEDAYEKIKEWKQKGYRLYIYSSGSVQAQKLFFSHTQYGDLTGYFDGYFDTKIGNKKEKQSYIKIANDIGLKPEEILFLSDNPDEIKAAAEAGMKVYRLVRPEDAQFIKDFPYPQVKDFYGVEV; this is encoded by the coding sequence AAAAGCCATACTCATAGATATTGAGGGAACAGTTTCCCCTATCAGTTTTGTAAAGGAGGTTCTGTTCCCCTACTCCAAAGAAAGAATAGAAAAGTTCATAAAAGAAAATATTAACAGCCCAGAAATAAAAAAAATATTAGATCAGGTCAGGGAGATTGAAGGAAAAAATCTTACAGTGGAACAGATCGTGCAGACATTAAAAAAATGGATAGATGAGGACAAGAAAATAGCACCCCTGAAGGACATTCAAGGTTTTATATGGAAGGAAGGATTTGAAAAAGGACAGCTTAAAGCCCCATTATATGAAGATGCCTACGAAAAAATAAAAGAGTGGAAGCAAAAAGGCTACAGGCTTTATATATACTCTTCCGGTTCTGTTCAAGCACAAAAGCTGTTTTTTTCACACACCCAGTATGGAGATCTGACAGGATATTTTGATGGATACTTTGATACAAAAATAGGAAACAAAAAGGAAAAACAGTCTTACATAAAGATTGCCAACGATATAGGGCTAAAACCTGAGGAGATACTTTTTCTTTCTGACAATCCAGACGAGATAAAAGCTGCAGCAGAAGCAGGAATGAAAGTTTACCGTCTCGTAAGACCAGAAGACGCACAGTTCATAAAGGACTTTCCCTACCCTCAGGTGAAAGATTTTTATGGGGTTGAGGTATGA